One window of Aspergillus oryzae RIB40 DNA, chromosome 3 genomic DNA carries:
- a CDS encoding uncharacterized protein (predicted protein) produces MYIPSQYGRLVARQSGPPGADNNHDSRSETSRRNNIFIIVAASIVFTIAVILMTYFTLRTLRRMNCRPKYIPGKSLKDRWNRWQAGASYGQVPNDGASSNRAEAGANTGSAERGSEMNTNSAVRRETSVRSVMTLPAYSSSPKPSEQVIAREGERGGMDVVVEFPETAEEEESRREELMESLYQIRQQRRQEIAEREARREERREARARGDYIRLEQLRQESRARAQGRPSANGSNSNFSSAVALAEARSRGRERRISSVSYAALGYVRHDGTRMRNASPDEPDTDSRPLLSNVDTMSTETANRSSTSSLTNVHSRGESYSSAHTADTGVSEQDSLTPVQSHAASTHSMIPSSGEGDLGALHIPPPDYEQLDWGEAPPYESPTAERGSHPPQLRELTPLPTIQIELASPVNNTPTTPTNPHREEHSSTENQSTHRDS; encoded by the exons ATGTATATCCCATCTCAATATGGACGGCTTGTCGCCCGTCAGAGTGGACCGCCGGGCGCGGACAACAACCATGACTCTCGATCCGAGACTTCTCGCAGGAATAATATCTTTATCATA GTCGCTGcgtccatcgtcttcaccaTAGCCGTCATTCTTATGACGTATTTCACCCTGCGCACGCTCCGTCGCATGAACTGTCGTCCAAAATACATTCCTGGGAAGTCCTTGAAGGATCGATGGAATCGCTGGCAAGCTGGAGCGTCATACGGTCAAGTTCCGAATGATGGAGCGTCATCAAATCGAGCGGAAGCCGGCGCAAACACCGGGTCTGCAGAACGAGGATCAGAAATGAACACCAACAGCGCAGTTCGCCGTGAAACGTCAGTCCGTTCCGTCATGACACTTCCCGCCTATTCGTCGAGTCCGAAACCCTCAGAGCAGGTCATTGCccgagaaggagagcgggGCGGCATGGATGTCGTCGTTGAATTTCCCGAGactgccgaggaagaggagtcCCGTAGGGAGGAGCTGATGGAATCTTTATACCAAATCCGCCAGCAACGGAGACAGGAGATAGCAGAGCGCGAAGCCAGGCGAGAGGAGCGTCGTGAGGCGCGTGCTCGTGGGGATTATATCCGTCTCGAGCAGCTTCGCCAAGAGAGTCGTGCTCGAGCCCAGGGTCGTCCTTCTGCCAACGGGAGCAACTCCAACTTTTCGTCTGCAGTGGCTCTGGCCGAAGCTCGGAGTCGCGGTCGGGAGAGGCGTATTTCCAGTGTCAGCTACGCAGCATTGGGCTACGTGCGACATGATGGAACGCGTATGCGCAATGCCTCGCCTGATGAACCGGATACGGATTCTCGCCCACTCCTGTCGAATGTCGATACGATGAGCACGGAAACGGCCAATCGTTCATCCACGTCGAGTCTGACGAATGTTCATTCACGAGGCGAATCGTACTCGTCTGCTCATACCGCAGACACTGGGGTATCGGAACAAGATAGCTTGACCCCGGTCCAATCACACGCTGCTTCCACCCACTCCATGATTCCGAGTTCTGGGGAAGGTGATCTGGGGGCTCTTCATATCCCCCCTCCGGACTATGAACAGTTGGACTGGGGAGAGGCGCCTCCGTACGAAAGTCCGACCGCAGAGCGAGGTAGCCATCCGCCACAGTTGCGAGAGCTCACTCCTCTGCCTACAATTCAAATCGAGCTCGCCAGCCCTGTGAATAACACACCTACAACACCTACGAACCCCCACCGCGAAGAGCATAGCTCAACAGAAAACCAAAGCACTCATCGCGACTCTTAG
- a CDS encoding uncharacterized protein (predicted protein): MIFHLFRSWLTVLFGSAFQSTEKTSYKSPYIGGSDFTSRDYRSRRGPPSVNPITNMTFSESKERIVEDVKMQNMNIYSEPVADGAIFKGIMVSNQIEVTHETRSSHNLTSVTTHQSW, encoded by the exons ATGATCTTCCACCTCTTCAGATCCTGGCTCACCGTACTCTTCGGAAGTGCCTTCCAATCGACCGAGAAGACCTCATACAAGTCACCCTATATCGGCGGCAGCGACTTCACCAGCCGGGATTATCGGAGTCGGCGCGGACCCCCTAGCGTGAATCCCATCACCAATATGACATTCAGCGAGAGCAAGGAACGGATAGTCGAGGATGTTAAGATGCAGAACATGAACATATACTCGGAGCCTGTGGCCGACGGCGCAATTTTCAAAGGCATAATGGTTTCAAACCAGATTGAAGTCACTCATGAGACTAGAAGTAGTCACA ATCTCACTTCGGTCACCACCCACCAATCTTGGTAA